Proteins from a single region of Apium graveolens cultivar Ventura chromosome 7, ASM990537v1, whole genome shotgun sequence:
- the LOC141674527 gene encoding uncharacterized protein LOC141674527 isoform X2 has protein sequence MRGVLLNPRKQRDVDAEKEMAMRRSISRAISSPPSCRRQLSFLIRNPCLHSQQSPNPNPDANPNPNPNPNPNPNPPLAHSIPIFFPFQHARSFAKKRIAQAYADDDSDDGDAGASFDIGDTIKPAALSHMDAALDALARELTKLRTGRASVGMLDHIIVLANGMKIPLNGMAAVSVLDPKTLSVSPYDPSTIKDLEKAIVASPLGLNPKVEGQRLVAAIPPLTKEHMQVVCKLVTKSSEDAKQSIRRARQKALDTIKKSAPKKKGKEKMSSSISADDAKKLEKEVEELTKKYIKSVEDMSKAKEKEITES, from the exons ATGAGAGGGGTTTTATTAAACCCTAGAAAACAGAGGGACGTGGATGCAGAGAAGGAAATGGCGATGAGGAGGTCAATAAGTCGTGCTATTTCGTCACCACCATCATGTCGTCGTCAACTCTCTTTCCTTATTCGAAATCCATGTCTTCATTCTCAACAATCCCCCAATCCCAATCCCGATGCCAATCCCAATCCCAATCCCAATCCCAATCCCAATCCCAATCCTCCCCTTGCTCATTCCATACCCATCTTTTTCCCATTCCAACACGCCAGATCCTTCGCCAAGAAACGCATCGCCCAGG cttatgctgatgatgatagtgatgacGGAGATGCCGGTGCTTCTTTTGATATCGGGGATACGATTAAGCCTGCTGCTCTCTCTCACATGGATGCAGCACTAGACGCGTTGGCCCGTGAACTTACCAAATTGCGAACAGGGAGGGCATCTGTAG GAATGCTGGATCACATTATTGTCCTTGCTAACGGAATGAAGATTCCCCTCAATGGGATGGCTGCTGTTTCCGTTTTGGATCCCAAAACACTTTCAGTTTCTCCATATGATCCCTCT ACAATTAAAGACTTGGAGAAAGCTATTGTTGCTTCTCCATTGGGTTTAAATCCAAAGGTGGAAGGACAACGATTGGTTGCAGCTATTCCTCC GCTGACTAAGGAGCATATGCAG GTTGTTTGTAAGTTGGTAACAAAATCTTCTGAAGATGCAAAGCAAAGCATAAGAAGAGCAAGACAAAAG GCGCTGGACACAATAAAAAAATCCGCTCCAAAGAAAAAGGGTAAAGAGAAAATGAGTTCCTCTATTTCAGCAGATGATGCAAAAAAGCTGGAGAAAGAG GTTGAGGAATTGACTAAAAAGTATATCAAGTCAGTTGAAGATATGAGCAAAGCGAAGGAAAAGGAGATTACTGAAAGCTGA
- the LOC141674527 gene encoding uncharacterized protein LOC141674527 isoform X1, with the protein MRGVLLNPRKQRDVDAEKEMAMRRSISRAISSPPSCRRQLSFLIRNPCLHSQQSPNPNPDANPNPNPNPNPNPNPPLAHSIPIFFPFQHARSFAKKRIAQAYADDDSDDGDAGASFDIGDTIKPAALSHMDAALDALARELTKLRTGRASVGMLDHIIVLANGMKIPLNGMAAVSVLDPKTLSVSPYDPSTIKDLEKAIVASPLGLNPKVEGQRLVAAIPPLTKEHMQVVCKLVTKSSEDAKQSIRRARQKFLKNWLIIRNDSQALLVSLWHGCGFINYDCNPLLLFKSAESTISQALDTIKKSAPKKKGKEKMSSSISADDAKKLEKEVEELTKKYIKSVEDMSKAKEKEITES; encoded by the exons ATGAGAGGGGTTTTATTAAACCCTAGAAAACAGAGGGACGTGGATGCAGAGAAGGAAATGGCGATGAGGAGGTCAATAAGTCGTGCTATTTCGTCACCACCATCATGTCGTCGTCAACTCTCTTTCCTTATTCGAAATCCATGTCTTCATTCTCAACAATCCCCCAATCCCAATCCCGATGCCAATCCCAATCCCAATCCCAATCCCAATCCCAATCCCAATCCTCCCCTTGCTCATTCCATACCCATCTTTTTCCCATTCCAACACGCCAGATCCTTCGCCAAGAAACGCATCGCCCAGG cttatgctgatgatgatagtgatgacGGAGATGCCGGTGCTTCTTTTGATATCGGGGATACGATTAAGCCTGCTGCTCTCTCTCACATGGATGCAGCACTAGACGCGTTGGCCCGTGAACTTACCAAATTGCGAACAGGGAGGGCATCTGTAG GAATGCTGGATCACATTATTGTCCTTGCTAACGGAATGAAGATTCCCCTCAATGGGATGGCTGCTGTTTCCGTTTTGGATCCCAAAACACTTTCAGTTTCTCCATATGATCCCTCT ACAATTAAAGACTTGGAGAAAGCTATTGTTGCTTCTCCATTGGGTTTAAATCCAAAGGTGGAAGGACAACGATTGGTTGCAGCTATTCCTCC GCTGACTAAGGAGCATATGCAG GTTGTTTGTAAGTTGGTAACAAAATCTTCTGAAGATGCAAAGCAAAGCATAAGAAGAGCAAGACAAAAG TTTCTCAAGAATTGGCTGATCATTAGAAACGATAGCCAAGCATTACTAGTGAG CTTGTGGCATGGATGTGGAtttataaattatgattgtaaCCCATTATTGTTATTCAAATCTGCTGAATCCACCATATCACAGGCGCTGGACACAATAAAAAAATCCGCTCCAAAGAAAAAGGGTAAAGAGAAAATGAGTTCCTCTATTTCAGCAGATGATGCAAAAAAGCTGGAGAAAGAG GTTGAGGAATTGACTAAAAAGTATATCAAGTCAGTTGAAGATATGAGCAAAGCGAAGGAAAAGGAGATTACTGAAAGCTGA